One window of the Chryseobacterium camelliae genome contains the following:
- a CDS encoding DUF4254 domain-containing protein, whose translation MNFTETAWNIFNTSIEDYHAYDDVNTLINNQFPKESLERILYAKNWIDTVQWHLEDIIRDENIDPAEALQLKRRIDSSNQHRTDLVEFIDSWFLKKYENIVPKPTAKLNTETLAWAIDRLSILALKVYHMSLEANRVSASDEHRAQCQAKLDVLLAQKEDLCTSIDQLLADIENGDVKIKVYKQMKMYNDESLNPILYQKGQQK comes from the coding sequence ATGAATTTTACAGAGACTGCCTGGAATATCTTCAATACTTCTATTGAGGATTACCATGCATATGACGACGTTAACACTCTAATTAATAATCAATTCCCAAAAGAAAGTTTGGAACGGATTTTGTATGCAAAGAACTGGATTGATACCGTTCAATGGCATTTGGAAGATATAATTAGAGATGAAAATATTGATCCGGCTGAAGCCCTTCAGTTAAAAAGAAGGATAGACTCCTCCAATCAGCACAGAACTGACCTTGTGGAGTTTATAGACAGCTGGTTCCTGAAAAAGTATGAAAATATAGTTCCCAAGCCTACTGCAAAACTTAATACGGAAACCCTAGCCTGGGCTATAGACCGTTTATCGATACTTGCATTAAAGGTTTATCATATGTCATTAGAAGCTAACAGAGTATCGGCTTCGGATGAGCACAGAGCACAATGCCAGGCTAAACTGGATGTTCTGCTGGCTCAGAAAGAAGACCTCTGCACTTCTATAGATCAGTTGCTTGCTGATATTGAGAACGGTGACGTTAAGATCAAGGTATACAAACAAATGAAAATGTATAACGATGAAAGTCTTAACCCAATCCTGTATCAAAAGGGGCAGCAAAAATGA
- a CDS encoding twin-arginine translocase TatA/TatE family subunit, with the protein MNTLTMLSLSWQHILIVVLILVLLFGGKKIPELMRGVGSGIKEFKDAVKEEDKPTSDKPSSTSNNSSTPPTN; encoded by the coding sequence ATGAATACATTAACAATGCTATCCCTGTCCTGGCAGCATATACTTATCGTAGTATTAATTCTGGTATTACTTTTCGGAGGTAAAAAAATTCCTGAGTTGATGAGAGGTGTAGGTTCCGGTATCAAAGAGTTTAAAGATGCAGTGAAAGAGGAAGATAAACCAACTTCTGATAAGCCTTCGTCTACCAGCAATAATTCTTCTACCCCTCCTACCAACTAA
- a CDS encoding glycoside hydrolase family 3 protein codes for MKNPAGTLLFLFSLITIQVSSQYTPKNITKAETEQARQWVDATYRSLSQDEKLGQLFIVALYTNKDENHINQVRNIVVNDKIGGLILMQDDAAREISLLNEFQQKSRVPLMIGMDAEWGIYQRIAAAHKFPWAMTLGAIQDKTLIYTMASKIAEDCRRMGINWDFAPVVDVNTNPDNPIIGNRSFGSEVNNVINSALPYASGLQDHQVLAAIKHFPGHGDTNTDSHLDLPVVSHSVERLNTVELAPFKTLMNKGIGGVMVAHLYVPSLESGKGIPASVSKSIITGILKQQLGYKGLIITDALNMGAVANKYKPGELDALAFGAGNDIMLFSQGVAEGKKLIQKAIDNGEIPQSRVEESVKKILLTKYFLGLSRYSSVKPEDINHDLNNDSHKVLVQNLYSNAITLLKDEKKLLPLSDKKVYYIPLEEAPYQTFLQEMGSSVIVKRADEIKSIPSHSTVLVGFHKDNSTAYKPYKISAESKRILAELSRNHSVILNIFGSPYALKDIDLSKISTVLVSYENNDDSMTAAAKAIQGMTKISGRLPVLVNDRLKAGMGIDLQPVQSTSSFSKTTFTTSKQP; via the coding sequence ATGAAGAATCCTGCAGGTACTTTACTTTTTTTATTCTCATTGATTACTATCCAAGTATCTTCACAGTATACGCCTAAAAATATCACCAAGGCAGAAACGGAACAGGCCCGTCAATGGGTGGATGCCACGTATCGTTCACTTTCCCAGGATGAAAAGCTTGGACAGCTTTTTATTGTTGCTTTATACACCAATAAAGATGAAAACCACATTAACCAGGTCAGGAATATTGTGGTTAATGATAAAATCGGAGGATTGATCCTAATGCAGGATGATGCAGCAAGGGAAATTAGCCTCTTGAACGAATTCCAGCAGAAATCCAGAGTCCCACTTATGATTGGCATGGATGCAGAATGGGGCATTTATCAGAGGATTGCTGCCGCCCATAAGTTTCCATGGGCAATGACATTAGGGGCGATCCAGGATAAGACCCTGATTTATACGATGGCTTCAAAAATCGCTGAAGACTGCCGCAGGATGGGTATCAACTGGGATTTCGCTCCTGTAGTGGATGTAAATACCAATCCTGACAACCCGATTATCGGTAACAGAAGTTTCGGTTCAGAAGTAAATAATGTCATCAATTCAGCATTGCCTTATGCCAGCGGATTGCAGGACCACCAGGTTTTAGCGGCCATTAAACATTTCCCCGGGCATGGAGACACCAATACAGATTCCCATCTTGACCTTCCGGTTGTTTCCCATTCTGTGGAGCGGCTGAATACGGTTGAGCTTGCGCCTTTCAAAACTTTAATGAACAAAGGTATCGGCGGTGTGATGGTGGCCCATTTATATGTTCCCAGCCTTGAATCCGGAAAAGGAATTCCTGCCTCTGTCTCTAAAAGCATTATCACCGGGATACTGAAACAGCAGCTGGGTTATAAAGGCCTTATTATTACGGATGCTTTGAATATGGGTGCTGTTGCCAATAAATATAAACCGGGCGAACTGGATGCCCTTGCATTTGGAGCCGGTAATGATATCATGCTTTTTTCCCAGGGCGTAGCTGAAGGCAAGAAGCTTATTCAGAAAGCGATTGATAATGGGGAAATCCCGCAATCCAGAGTAGAAGAAAGTGTCAAGAAAATTCTGCTGACCAAATATTTCCTGGGCCTTTCCCGGTACAGTTCGGTGAAGCCTGAAGATATCAACCATGACCTGAATAATGATTCACACAAAGTACTGGTACAGAATCTATATTCTAATGCGATTACTTTACTGAAAGACGAAAAGAAGCTGCTGCCACTTTCAGACAAGAAGGTTTATTATATTCCGCTGGAAGAAGCTCCTTACCAGACTTTCCTACAGGAAATGGGTTCTTCCGTCATTGTTAAAAGAGCAGATGAAATTAAATCCATTCCGTCGCATTCAACGGTTCTGGTAGGTTTCCATAAAGATAATTCCACTGCTTACAAACCTTATAAAATATCAGCTGAATCCAAAAGGATTTTAGCAGAGCTCAGCAGAAACCATTCGGTAATACTGAATATCTTCGGAAGTCCGTACGCACTGAAAGATATTGACCTGTCAAAAATCTCTACCGTACTGGTCTCTTATGAAAACAATGATGACTCTATGACTGCTGCTGCAAAAGCTATTCAGGGAATGACTAAAATATCGGGCAGGTTGCCGGTGCTTGTGAATGACCGCCTTAAAGCAGGTATGGGAATAGACCTACAGCCCGTTCAATCGACATCGTCATTCAGTAAGACAACATTTACAACATCAAAACAACCATAA
- a CDS encoding PspC family transcriptional regulator encodes MLNNIRHKMEREWFGVLTRTGAKLGIPVSKLRVFFIYSTFATAGFFFLIYVGLAFTLWIKDIFITRRPGVFDL; translated from the coding sequence ATGCTTAATAATATTCGTCATAAAATGGAAAGGGAATGGTTTGGGGTATTGACCAGAACCGGTGCTAAACTGGGGATTCCCGTATCTAAACTCAGGGTATTTTTTATATACTCCACCTTTGCTACTGCCGGTTTTTTCTTTCTGATCTATGTGGGACTGGCATTCACTTTATGGATTAAGGATATTTTCATCACAAGAAGACCGGGGGTCTTTGATTTATAA
- the bshA gene encoding N-acetyl-alpha-D-glucosaminyl L-malate synthase BshA — translation MKIGILCYPTYGGSGIVATELGMSLANKGYEVHFISSALPARLDITNPNIFFHRVNVQTYPLFQYQPYDIALSSMIYRVVNLYKLDLLHAHYAIPYAYAAFTAKQMLKEDNNDIPLVTTLHGTDITLVGQHPSYKHAVEFSINQSDAITSVSESLKKDTLQFFNIKKDIQVITNFIDNSEFDGHSDCQRSQFANPDEKILIHVSNLRPVKRISEVLQIFKSVQKKVKSRLIIIGEGPDMEKVNQFLEENPELISKIRLLGKVNDLYRILQLSDVFLLPSEQESFGLAALEAMAAHTPVISSNAGGIPEVNIQGETGYLAEIGNVEAMSNYTIKLLSNEELLAKMKQNAKAQAIKFDLKNILPIYEAMYRTTIENFRKELTKV, via the coding sequence ATGAAAATAGGCATACTTTGCTATCCCACCTACGGAGGAAGCGGAATTGTAGCGACAGAACTGGGAATGTCGCTTGCCAACAAGGGCTATGAAGTACATTTTATAAGTTCCGCCCTTCCGGCACGGCTGGATATTACCAATCCGAATATCTTTTTCCACCGGGTCAATGTTCAGACTTATCCGCTCTTTCAGTACCAGCCTTATGATATTGCATTAAGCTCCATGATCTACCGTGTAGTTAATCTTTATAAGCTGGACCTCCTGCATGCCCATTATGCCATTCCGTATGCTTATGCTGCATTTACAGCCAAACAGATGCTCAAAGAAGATAACAATGACATTCCATTGGTAACGACCCTTCATGGAACCGATATTACCTTGGTAGGGCAACATCCGAGTTATAAGCATGCTGTAGAGTTTTCCATTAACCAGTCAGATGCCATTACTTCAGTTTCCGAAAGCCTTAAAAAGGATACATTGCAGTTTTTCAACATCAAAAAAGATATTCAGGTCATTACCAATTTTATTGATAATTCTGAATTTGACGGACATTCTGACTGCCAGAGAAGCCAGTTTGCCAATCCGGATGAAAAGATACTTATCCACGTATCCAACCTGCGTCCCGTAAAGCGGATCAGTGAGGTACTCCAGATTTTTAAGAGTGTGCAGAAAAAGGTAAAATCCAGGTTGATTATTATCGGAGAGGGCCCCGATATGGAAAAGGTGAACCAGTTCCTGGAAGAAAATCCTGAGCTGATCTCTAAAATCCGCCTGCTGGGGAAAGTAAATGACTTATACAGAATCCTCCAGCTTTCAGATGTATTCCTTCTGCCTTCGGAGCAGGAAAGCTTCGGATTGGCTGCCCTTGAAGCTATGGCTGCCCACACCCCCGTAATCAGTTCCAACGCCGGGGGAATTCCTGAAGTAAATATTCAGGGGGAAACAGGATATCTGGCAGAAATCGGAAATGTGGAGGCCATGAGCAATTACACGATTAAGCTGCTGAGCAATGAAGAACTTTTAGCCAAAATGAAGCAAAATGCGAAAGCACAGGCTATAAAGTTCGATTTGAAAAACATTCTTCCTATTTATGAAGCAATGTATAGAACAACAATAGAAAATTTCAGAAAGGAGTTGACCAAAGTATAG
- a CDS encoding GNAT family N-acetyltransferase, with protein sequence MEFLHVTSPDDYRAKKIYDSYSTSFTEDERRDWYKFVSLFPHPKVKVISVLHEAENIGYLILWELSNFVFVEHFEVFSEFRNQKLGSGITEYLFKNHPRIILEIEPESLGENARRRYSFYQRNGFNLIDEMYVQPSYGEGKKSLNLWLLANYVPDNLQDAKDEIYDIVYH encoded by the coding sequence ATGGAATTTTTACATGTTACCTCTCCCGATGATTACCGGGCGAAAAAAATTTACGACTCTTATTCTACCTCTTTTACTGAAGATGAGCGCAGGGACTGGTACAAATTTGTCAGCCTTTTCCCGCATCCTAAGGTTAAAGTGATTTCTGTGCTGCATGAAGCAGAAAATATCGGCTACCTGATCTTGTGGGAGCTGAGTAATTTCGTTTTTGTGGAACACTTTGAAGTTTTTTCTGAATTCAGAAATCAAAAATTAGGTTCCGGTATCACCGAGTACCTCTTTAAAAACCATCCCAGAATTATCCTGGAGATCGAACCTGAAAGCTTGGGAGAAAATGCCAGAAGACGCTATTCTTTCTATCAGCGAAACGGCTTTAACCTCATTGATGAAATGTATGTACAACCCAGTTACGGCGAAGGCAAAAAATCCCTTAACCTTTGGCTGCTCGCCAATTATGTTCCGGACAATCTCCAGGACGCCAAAGATGAAATCTATGATATCGTATACCATTAA
- a CDS encoding DUF4292 domain-containing protein: MKRWIPLLLVLFAVSSCKTRNAARKNTNINDSIAVSTQNDNPKDANQPVRDKLTFFEHVLIPPKFDQVKINSKVNVETGSFIPTLDATIYIENNQKVWMNLSALFINVARGVATPEGIKGLDRTNKSYIDSDFEYLNNLLNVNFIDYQALQRILMGRTFVKINDSQFTLTKNAQGYRMASNANQKIVTHEKNREYKISMQYDNNYDLLNVELKDVLSPDELQISYSNWDEYNGLRLPKNVKIIIKGSKTSQIMLENTKFDFSKMETAYSVPANYKKIDIK, encoded by the coding sequence ATGAAAAGATGGATCCCCCTGTTACTTGTATTATTCGCTGTATCATCCTGCAAGACCAGGAATGCTGCCCGGAAAAATACCAATATCAATGACAGCATCGCTGTATCTACACAGAACGATAATCCTAAGGATGCCAATCAACCTGTAAGGGATAAACTTACTTTTTTTGAACATGTCCTTATTCCGCCTAAATTTGACCAGGTCAAAATCAACAGTAAGGTGAATGTTGAAACCGGAAGCTTTATCCCTACCCTAGATGCAACCATTTATATCGAAAACAATCAGAAGGTGTGGATGAACCTTTCGGCATTATTTATTAATGTCGCCCGTGGGGTTGCAACGCCGGAAGGTATCAAGGGGCTTGACAGGACAAATAAATCGTATATTGATTCTGATTTCGAATACCTGAATAACTTACTCAATGTAAATTTCATAGATTACCAGGCACTCCAGCGTATCCTGATGGGAAGGACCTTTGTTAAAATCAATGATTCCCAGTTTACCCTGACCAAAAATGCCCAGGGCTACCGTATGGCTTCCAATGCCAACCAGAAAATCGTAACCCATGAAAAAAACCGCGAATACAAGATCAGCATGCAGTACGATAACAATTATGACCTATTGAACGTAGAGCTCAAGGATGTCCTTTCGCCGGATGAACTGCAAATTTCTTACAGCAATTGGGATGAGTATAATGGATTACGTTTGCCAAAAAATGTTAAAATAATTATAAAAGGATCAAAAACCAGTCAGATTATGCTGGAAAATACGAAATTTGATTTTTCTAAGATGGAAACAGCTTATTCAGTTCCAGCTAATTATAAGAAAATCGATATTAAATGA
- the ribA gene encoding GTP cyclohydrolase II yields the protein MIKIQAEANVPTEYGNFRMLAFSENENDWMPHMAIIAENTDFTQPVNVRFHSECITGEVFHSKKCECGQQLDAAMKYIHEHGGIIIYLRQEGRNIGIINKLKAYSLQEQGFDTVEANLKLGLPADDRNFAVAIEILNILGVKEVNLLTNNPEKIKYVTDSNILLHSRVPLRIPANEISEGYLKTKKDYFGHLLDDNDN from the coding sequence ATGATTAAAATACAGGCAGAAGCCAATGTTCCTACCGAATATGGCAATTTCCGCATGCTTGCTTTCTCTGAAAATGAAAACGACTGGATGCCTCATATGGCTATTATTGCAGAAAATACAGACTTTACACAACCGGTCAACGTACGCTTTCATTCAGAATGCATTACCGGTGAAGTCTTTCACTCCAAAAAATGTGAATGTGGTCAGCAGTTGGATGCTGCAATGAAGTATATCCATGAGCATGGCGGAATAATCATTTACCTTCGTCAGGAAGGACGAAATATAGGGATTATCAACAAGCTGAAGGCTTATTCACTTCAGGAGCAGGGATTTGATACCGTTGAAGCCAATCTTAAATTGGGACTTCCTGCGGATGACAGAAATTTTGCTGTAGCCATAGAGATCCTGAATATCCTTGGCGTAAAAGAAGTAAACCTTCTGACGAACAATCCAGAAAAGATAAAATATGTAACTGACAGTAACATCCTTCTTCATTCCAGAGTCCCGTTAAGGATTCCTGCCAATGAGATCAGTGAAGGGTATCTGAAGACGAAGAAAGATTATTTCGGCCATCTTCTTGATGACAATGATAACTAA
- a CDS encoding DUF2851 family protein: MTEKLLQYLWNHKVFRHFDFKDIEGNSVDIISFGTWNSDSGPDFLNAKIKFGNMVLAGHIELHIKSSDWIFHQHSQDPNYENVILHAVLHHDTDLAELQSKNIPTLELKDYIDEEIVRKYSEQLNGKQFIPCENIFSPKDIPVNFHDENVLKKLQRKSEELELSLERYQNNFEAVLFQSMAYSFGLKVNAAIFRTIAESIDFAVIQKIRQNRIQMEALLFGLAGWLEKPQDETMQVWKREFDFIKIKFKIPDIIFRPKFLRLRPANFPTIRLAQLASLYEQQNLFSKLIFTDRIDHIYETFSEVKASAYWDNRFNFAKPTETIYSKTLSDEFIRLIMLNTILPLRYTYYRYHHEETADRILSLYRQLSAEKNSVTEQWKKLGVPVNTALESQSMIFHYKNYCEEKNCLNCSIGFKLLKGS, encoded by the coding sequence ATGACGGAAAAATTGCTTCAATATCTTTGGAACCATAAGGTTTTCAGACATTTTGACTTCAAGGATATTGAAGGCAACTCCGTTGATATCATCAGTTTCGGAACATGGAATTCAGATTCCGGACCGGATTTCCTCAATGCTAAAATTAAATTCGGGAATATGGTCCTTGCAGGCCATATCGAACTTCATATAAAATCTTCAGACTGGATTTTTCACCAGCATTCCCAGGATCCTAATTACGAAAATGTTATTCTCCATGCCGTCCTTCATCATGATACAGATCTTGCCGAACTGCAAAGCAAAAATATTCCGACCCTTGAGCTTAAAGATTATATTGATGAGGAAATCGTGCGGAAATATTCGGAACAGCTGAACGGAAAGCAATTTATTCCCTGTGAAAATATTTTCAGCCCGAAAGATATTCCGGTAAACTTCCACGATGAAAATGTGCTGAAAAAGCTCCAAAGGAAATCAGAGGAACTTGAACTAAGTCTGGAACGGTATCAAAATAACTTTGAAGCTGTATTATTCCAGAGTATGGCCTATTCTTTCGGGCTAAAAGTAAATGCAGCTATTTTCAGGACTATTGCAGAAAGCATAGACTTTGCTGTCATCCAGAAGATCCGGCAGAACAGAATACAGATGGAAGCCCTGTTATTTGGTCTTGCAGGCTGGCTGGAAAAGCCTCAGGATGAAACGATGCAGGTCTGGAAAAGGGAATTCGATTTTATAAAGATTAAATTTAAAATTCCTGATATTATATTCCGTCCGAAGTTCCTGCGTTTGCGTCCAGCCAATTTCCCAACGATCCGCCTTGCTCAACTGGCAAGTCTTTATGAGCAGCAAAATCTATTTTCAAAACTGATATTTACAGATCGCATAGACCACATTTATGAAACATTTTCTGAGGTAAAGGCATCAGCATATTGGGACAACCGGTTTAATTTTGCCAAGCCAACCGAGACCATCTATTCCAAAACGCTGAGCGATGAGTTTATCAGGCTGATTATGCTAAATACTATCCTTCCGCTGAGATACACTTACTACAGGTACCATCATGAGGAAACGGCAGACAGGATACTGTCCTTGTACCGGCAATTATCTGCTGAAAAAAATTCTGTTACTGAACAGTGGAAAAAACTAGGCGTACCGGTGAATACTGCTTTGGAAAGTCAAAGCATGATTTTTCATTATAAAAATTATTGTGAAGAAAAAAATTGCTTAAATTGCAGCATCGGATTTAAACTATTAAAAGGATCTTAA
- a CDS encoding carboxypeptidase-like regulatory domain-containing protein — protein MKSLLTGFMLMVTLMVSVNIYSQQATITGTIRDDNDRVLANVMVVNMATDQKTATNSEGVFSVQASANNELRFVKKGYERISRRVLVEGTNSQLVIVMEKLPEEIEEVKVQPLSGDLSKDSRAVARINKGEIVQDAVGLPQPVGKMREKPAEVKQVLLPMLFGQLNVQGAYDLISGKARRQKRQYRYDDLQEHILWVRNRVDDDYFTKAGVPLERISEFIEFSFLVRPQVRTYVKARNLSGVLLRIEEALPLYIERLQKKQ, from the coding sequence ATGAAAAGTTTGTTAACCGGGTTCATGCTAATGGTTACATTAATGGTATCCGTCAATATATACTCCCAGCAGGCAACCATTACCGGAACCATCAGGGATGATAATGATCGGGTGTTGGCCAATGTTATGGTGGTCAATATGGCTACAGATCAGAAGACGGCAACAAATTCAGAAGGCGTATTTTCGGTACAGGCTTCAGCTAATAATGAACTTAGGTTTGTGAAAAAAGGATATGAAAGAATTTCCAGAAGGGTGCTTGTGGAAGGAACCAATTCGCAACTGGTCATCGTTATGGAAAAACTTCCGGAAGAAATTGAAGAAGTAAAGGTACAGCCTCTGAGCGGAGACCTGTCTAAAGATTCTCGAGCCGTAGCCAGGATCAACAAAGGTGAAATTGTTCAGGACGCAGTAGGCCTGCCGCAGCCGGTAGGAAAGATGAGGGAGAAGCCTGCGGAAGTAAAACAGGTTTTATTACCGATGCTTTTTGGGCAGCTGAATGTACAGGGTGCCTATGATCTGATCAGCGGAAAAGCGAGAAGGCAGAAACGGCAGTACCGGTATGATGACCTTCAGGAGCATATTCTATGGGTACGCAACCGGGTAGATGACGACTATTTTACCAAGGCAGGAGTACCGCTGGAAAGAATTTCTGAATTTATCGAATTCTCATTCCTGGTCAGGCCGCAGGTACGTACGTATGTTAAAGCCAGAAATTTATCCGGGGTCCTCCTCAGGATAGAAGAAGCCCTTCCTTTATATATAGAGCGGCTGCAGAAGAAACAGTAA
- a CDS encoding peptidoglycan DD-metalloendopeptidase family protein, translating into MIKKFSFLIGILLFGLHYGQKDKEQLQKQNAELKKQIAQINTDLAKTRNESKLSIAYLTNVNKKLVLREKVYSNTQKEKRFIEDDIYLRQLEINRQNKELSVLRNNYAEVLVNAYKNKGVQNKVTFILSAKNMGEAIRRVQYLKQYSDYQDKKAAEITRAANQIKNTIAQKQKSVKDKEMLLINQQKDLTTINAERAQKEQLVAEFKKNESKLTGELKQKQAQSKALEGQIRSIIAEEIRKAKAEEEARRKAEAEKIRLAKIAAEREKARIEAEARARAAALEKERLAAEAEAKRASELAARRAEEERKRTEEAARAEASTRDEARKVAAKKASDEAAAKAKVAADKLTAARAAEAALEKRKEDDKKAAESKAMTNFGVSTAAGNNFAENRGRLGFPVDKGQVTHRFGRQPHPVFKNIVEENNGIKISVPAGTRAKCVFPGSVSSVLANNDGTKTVIVKHGTYFTIYSNLGSVNVSKGQQVSAGTPVGTVGQDFDGSYTLDFQVWSGSTPVDPLGWVSY; encoded by the coding sequence ATGATCAAAAAATTTAGCTTTTTAATAGGTATTCTGCTGTTTGGATTGCATTATGGGCAAAAAGATAAAGAACAGCTGCAAAAACAGAATGCCGAACTTAAAAAACAAATTGCACAAATAAATACGGATCTGGCGAAGACCAGAAATGAGTCTAAACTCTCAATCGCTTATCTTACCAACGTCAATAAAAAACTTGTACTGAGAGAAAAAGTATACAGCAATACGCAGAAAGAAAAGAGGTTTATAGAAGATGATATTTATCTGCGTCAGCTGGAAATCAACCGGCAAAACAAAGAACTTTCCGTATTGAGGAATAACTATGCTGAAGTGCTTGTCAATGCTTACAAAAATAAAGGGGTACAGAATAAGGTAACCTTTATTCTCTCTGCTAAAAATATGGGGGAGGCGATCAGGAGAGTTCAGTACCTGAAGCAGTATTCCGATTATCAGGACAAAAAAGCGGCAGAAATCACGCGTGCTGCCAATCAGATCAAAAATACCATTGCCCAGAAGCAGAAATCTGTAAAAGATAAAGAAATGCTTCTGATCAACCAGCAAAAGGATTTAACTACAATTAATGCTGAAAGAGCTCAAAAAGAGCAACTGGTGGCGGAATTTAAAAAGAATGAATCCAAACTGACGGGCGAGCTTAAGCAAAAACAGGCTCAGTCTAAGGCATTGGAGGGACAGATCAGATCGATCATTGCGGAAGAAATCCGGAAAGCCAAAGCTGAAGAAGAAGCAAGAAGAAAAGCCGAGGCTGAAAAAATCCGTCTGGCAAAAATTGCCGCAGAACGGGAAAAAGCAAGGATAGAGGCTGAGGCCAGAGCGAGGGCTGCAGCTCTTGAAAAGGAACGTCTCGCTGCAGAAGCAGAAGCTAAAAGGGCTTCGGAACTTGCGGCAAGAAGAGCTGAAGAGGAAAGGAAACGAACTGAGGAGGCTGCGAGGGCTGAAGCCAGTACAAGAGATGAAGCCAGAAAGGTAGCAGCTAAAAAGGCTTCTGATGAAGCAGCAGCAAAGGCAAAGGTAGCAGCAGATAAACTGACTGCGGCCAGAGCAGCGGAAGCAGCACTGGAGAAAAGGAAAGAGGACGATAAGAAGGCAGCCGAATCAAAGGCCATGACGAACTTCGGGGTTTCCACTGCAGCCGGAAATAATTTTGCGGAGAACAGGGGAAGGTTAGGTTTTCCTGTTGATAAAGGGCAGGTGACCCACCGTTTCGGAAGACAGCCTCACCCGGTATTCAAGAATATCGTTGAAGAGAACAACGGAATTAAAATTTCCGTTCCTGCCGGTACACGGGCCAAGTGCGTGTTCCCGGGATCGGTTTCTTCTGTACTCGCCAATAATGACGGAACGAAGACTGTCATTGTAAAACACGGAACCTATTTTACCATATATTCAAACTTAGGAAGCGTAAATGTTTCCAAAGGCCAGCAGGTTTCTGCAGGGACACCTGTAGGGACTGTAGGACAGGATTTTGACGGATCTTATACGCTTGATTTTCAGGTATGGAGCGGAAGTACTCCGGTTGATCCTTTAGGTTGGGTTTCTTACTAA
- a CDS encoding carboxypeptidase-like regulatory domain-containing protein: protein MKIKLLFILFTFSFISFHAQDYIFGKIITEDRAEIPDVTVINIRTDERVITNRDGHFMISGRQGDELRFIKAGYERTARRITADNIQSPVNITLIRAAELIQEVEIKQGLTGNLKIDSKNLNKPKKVEQLTREIDAYMAKKSDPRILAPRPGEFVQPVTKGVFTIGKIKDKWDDIDLMNYLITALGEQFFTDLKLEQSQIQHFVLYVLKSGFERKNILKYGYCSEADINRFKGAVLNKIVLYRTPQTTK, encoded by the coding sequence GTGAAAATTAAACTACTATTTATTTTATTTACCTTTTCTTTCATCAGTTTCCATGCACAGGATTATATTTTCGGTAAAATCATTACCGAAGACCGTGCTGAAATTCCTGATGTCACCGTTATCAACATCAGGACAGATGAAAGAGTCATAACTAACAGGGACGGCCATTTTATGATATCCGGAAGGCAGGGAGATGAATTACGCTTTATAAAGGCCGGCTATGAACGCACTGCAAGAAGAATAACCGCTGACAATATCCAGTCGCCGGTAAACATCACACTCATAAGGGCGGCCGAACTTATCCAGGAGGTGGAGATAAAGCAGGGACTGACCGGCAACCTGAAAATAGATTCCAAAAACCTTAACAAACCGAAGAAAGTTGAACAGCTGACGCGTGAAATCGATGCCTATATGGCTAAAAAGTCAGATCCGAGAATCCTTGCTCCGAGACCCGGGGAATTCGTACAGCCTGTAACCAAAGGTGTATTTACAATTGGTAAGATCAAAGATAAATGGGATGATATCGACCTGATGAATTATCTGATTACCGCTTTGGGAGAACAGTTTTTCACTGACCTTAAACTCGAACAATCCCAGATCCAGCATTTCGTGCTTTATGTCCTGAAAAGCGGTTTTGAAAGAAAGAATATTTTAAAATACGGATATTGCAGTGAAGCGGATATCAACCGGTTCAAAGGAGCTGTTTTAAATAAAATTGTATTGTACCGTACTCCTCAAACCACAAAATAG